One genomic segment of Clavelina lepadiformis chromosome 3, kaClaLepa1.1, whole genome shotgun sequence includes these proteins:
- the LOC143448327 gene encoding enkurin-like yields MDGPVESIYNLIPTVVEQPPKPPRYNSKFKPMVKNEIKQDRSPNKTMGPAKVAVPTPGDFLKKRSKEPVLGEQTRFAYLDDSSKKPPVPRHDERPLLGIRTNKNFINTNAVENIMSVPKKPLPKFVDTRRGDNNYLEPSGLVPKYTKKGDYGQTPEYLKKRNAEVKRAQEEYDAYIRERMKLGAMQQLSLEEREEIINGLKKNWEELHHQYQGLSVVTDTAPKKNRKERMEAEMKQLERDIELIEKHKIIYIGNN; encoded by the coding sequence ATGGATGGCCCAGTCGAAAGCATATACAATCTTATTCCGACTGTTGTTGAGCAGCCACCTAAACCTCCGCGATacaattcaaaatttaaaccgatggttaaaaatgaaatcaaacaaGACAGGTCCCCAAACAAAACCATGGGCCCAGCGAAAGTGGCTGTTCCAACGCCAGGTGATTTTCTGAAAAAGCGATCAAAAGAGCCAGTACTTGGAGAGCAAACGAGGTTTGCTTACCTTGACGACTCTTCCAAAAAACCTCCAGTTCCTAGACATGACGAGAGGCCATTGTTGGGCAttagaacaaacaaaaattttatcaacacAAATGCCGTCGAAAACATAATGTCAGTACCCAAGAAACCACTTCCAAAGTTTGTGGATACCAGAAGAGGTGATAATAATTACCTGGAACCATCTGGTTTGGTACCAAAATATACAAAGAAGGGTGATTACGGTCAAACTCCTGAATACCTCAAGAAAAGAAATGCTGAAGTTAAACGTGCTCAGGAAGAGTATGACGCCTACATCCGTGAAAGAATGAAGCTGGGAGCAATGCAACAGCTCAGTCTTGAGGAAAGAGAAGAAATCATCAATGGATTAAAGAAAAACTGGGAGGAACTACACCATCAGTACCAGGGATTATCAGTTGTGACTGACACGGCACCCAAAAAGAATCGCAAGGAGAGGATGGAAGCtgaaatgaaacaacttgAACGGGATATTGAATTaattgaaaaacacaaaattataTACATTGGAAACAACTGA